In one Desulfoferula mesophila genomic region, the following are encoded:
- a CDS encoding argininosuccinate synthase yields MKKDIKKVVLAYSGGLDTSIILKWLMETYDCEVVAYVADLGQGEELEEARQKGLDTGACQVIVDDLKEEFVRDYVFPAFRAGAVYETQYLLGTSLARPVIAKGQVAAARQTGADSVSHGATGKGNDQVRFELGYQALAPDLAIIAPWREWDMNSREALVAYAKKNGIPVPVTKAKPYSSDRNLLHISFEGGVLEDPWAAPPEDMFVLSVSPQNAPDHPEELTLEFHKGDPVAIDGEKLSPANLLARLNQLGGKHGIGRVDMVENRYVGMKSRGVYETPGGTIMRAAHLALETLCLDREVLRIRDGLLPHYSELIYYGYWFSPEMTMLQGMMDKAQEPVCGEVRLQLYKGNITVLGRRSPHSLYRPDIATFEADTVYDQSDATGFIRLNGLRLRIRHALDQAKKG; encoded by the coding sequence ATGAAAAAAGACATAAAAAAGGTCGTGCTGGCCTATTCCGGCGGCTTGGACACCTCCATCATCCTCAAGTGGCTCATGGAGACCTATGACTGCGAAGTGGTGGCCTACGTGGCCGACCTGGGGCAGGGCGAGGAGCTGGAAGAGGCCCGCCAAAAGGGCCTGGACACCGGCGCCTGCCAGGTGATCGTGGACGACCTCAAGGAAGAGTTCGTGCGCGACTACGTGTTCCCCGCCTTCCGGGCCGGAGCCGTCTATGAGACCCAATATCTGCTGGGCACCAGCCTGGCCCGCCCGGTGATCGCCAAGGGCCAGGTTGCCGCCGCCCGCCAGACCGGGGCCGACTCGGTGAGCCACGGGGCCACCGGCAAGGGCAACGACCAGGTGCGCTTCGAGCTGGGCTACCAGGCGCTGGCCCCGGACCTGGCCATCATCGCCCCCTGGCGCGAGTGGGACATGAATTCCCGCGAGGCCCTGGTGGCCTACGCCAAGAAAAACGGCATCCCCGTGCCGGTGACCAAGGCCAAGCCCTACAGCAGCGACCGCAACCTCCTGCACATCTCCTTTGAGGGCGGCGTTCTGGAAGACCCCTGGGCCGCGCCGCCCGAGGACATGTTCGTCCTGAGCGTCAGCCCCCAGAACGCCCCGGACCATCCAGAGGAGCTGACCCTGGAGTTCCACAAGGGCGACCCGGTGGCCATCGACGGCGAGAAGCTCTCCCCCGCCAACCTGCTGGCCCGGCTCAACCAACTGGGCGGCAAGCACGGCATCGGCCGGGTGGACATGGTGGAGAACCGCTACGTGGGCATGAAGAGCCGCGGGGTCTACGAGACTCCCGGCGGCACCATCATGCGCGCCGCGCACCTGGCCCTGGAGACCCTGTGCCTGGACCGCGAGGTGCTGCGCATCCGCGACGGCCTGCTGCCCCACTACAGCGAACTGATCTACTACGGCTACTGGTTCAGCCCGGAGATGACCATGCTCCAGGGCATGATGGACAAGGCCCAGGAGCCGGTGTGCGGCGAGGTGCGCCTGCAACTGTACAAGGGCAACATCACCGTCTTGGGTCGGCGTTCGCCCCACAGTCTGTACCGGCCGGACATCGCCACCTTTGAGGCGGACACGGTCTACGACCAATCCGACGCCACCGGCTTCATCAGGCTCAACGGCCTCAGGCTGCGCATCCGCCACGCCTTGGACCAGGCCAAGAAGGGCTAA
- the argF gene encoding ornithine carbamoyltransferase, with amino-acid sequence MQLNTRHLLTIRDLNPEEVRELVRRAAELKASLGSPEHPQPLRGKSVALIFDKPSTRTRVSFEVGVTQLGGKALFMTSRDSQLGRDEPLKDTARVMSRYVDAMVVRTFGQSVVEDLAQWGSVPVINALTDLYHPCQVLSDLLTVSEHLGRLEGIAYAWLGDGNNMAHSWLEAAAALKLNLRLACPPNFMPDAGIVAHARERGAEITLTHDPREAIAGAQVINTDVWASMGQEAEAGARLQAFAGYTLDAQLMSLADPKAIVLHCLPAHRGEEISEEVMEGPQSVVWDQAENRLHMQKAIMEALLAPQVS; translated from the coding sequence ATGCAACTTAACACCAGACATCTACTGACGATTAGAGACTTGAATCCCGAAGAGGTGCGCGAGTTGGTGCGGCGGGCCGCGGAACTCAAGGCCTCCTTGGGCAGCCCGGAGCATCCCCAGCCCCTGCGGGGCAAGAGCGTGGCTCTGATCTTTGACAAGCCCTCCACCCGCACTCGGGTGTCTTTCGAGGTGGGCGTTACCCAGTTGGGCGGCAAGGCTCTGTTCATGACCTCGCGCGATAGCCAACTGGGCCGCGACGAGCCCCTCAAGGATACCGCCAGGGTCATGAGCCGCTACGTGGACGCCATGGTGGTGCGCACCTTTGGCCAAAGCGTGGTAGAGGACCTGGCCCAGTGGGGCAGCGTGCCGGTGATCAACGCGCTCACCGACCTGTACCATCCCTGCCAGGTCTTGAGCGACCTCTTGACCGTGAGCGAGCACCTGGGGCGCCTGGAGGGGATCGCCTACGCCTGGCTGGGCGACGGCAACAACATGGCCCACTCCTGGCTGGAGGCCGCCGCCGCCCTGAAGCTCAACCTGCGCTTGGCCTGCCCGCCGAACTTCATGCCCGATGCGGGCATCGTGGCCCACGCTCGCGAGCGGGGGGCCGAGATCACCTTGACCCACGACCCCCGCGAGGCCATCGCCGGGGCCCAGGTGATCAACACCGACGTGTGGGCCTCCATGGGCCAGGAGGCCGAGGCCGGGGCCCGGCTCCAGGCCTTTGCCGGCTACACCCTGGACGCGCAACTGATGTCCCTGGCCGATCCCAAGGCCATTGTGCTACATTGTCTACCCGCCCACCGGGGCGAGGAAATCAGCGAAGAAGTCATGGAAGGCCCCCAATCGGTGGTCTGGGACCAGGCGGAAAACCGCCTGCACATGCAAAAAGCCATCATGGAAGCCCTCCTGGCTCCGCAAGTGAGTTGA
- a CDS encoding aspartate aminotransferase family protein: protein MDAATLVDKYVMNTYGRAPITFVQGQGTQLWDSQGNQYTDFLAGIAVVNLGHAHPEVTEAVCEQAARLVHVSNLYYTEPQARVAELLVENSFADKVFFCNSGAEANEGALKLARLWGKNKMKGAFTIITMERSFHGRTLGTLSATGQDKIQKGYDPLVPRFKHVPYGDLEAVKAVWDDNVCAVLVEPVLGEGGVVVPPDGYLPGLRELCDSHGALLMFDEVQTGLGRTGKLFAHEHFGVKPHVMTLAKALANGLPAGAVLADVEAAEMFGPGSHATTFGAGPVVMAAAGVVLENLVNGGLVEHAEATGYYFKAQLEGLAAKYPKVVTQVRGLGLLLGLALNMAAGPLVVRLREMGYIVGAAQDTVIRFAPPLVVTQGDIDGLVAALDQALAEI, encoded by the coding sequence ATGGACGCGGCAACGCTAGTCGATAAATACGTAATGAACACCTATGGTAGGGCCCCCATCACTTTTGTGCAGGGCCAGGGCACCCAGCTCTGGGATTCCCAGGGCAACCAGTACACCGACTTTTTGGCGGGCATCGCGGTGGTCAACCTGGGCCACGCCCACCCCGAAGTGACCGAGGCCGTCTGCGAGCAGGCGGCCCGCTTGGTGCACGTGAGCAACCTCTACTACACCGAGCCCCAGGCCAGGGTGGCCGAGCTTTTGGTGGAGAACTCCTTTGCCGACAAGGTGTTCTTCTGCAACTCCGGGGCCGAGGCCAACGAGGGAGCCCTCAAGCTGGCCCGCCTGTGGGGCAAGAACAAGATGAAGGGCGCCTTCACCATCATCACCATGGAGCGCTCCTTCCACGGCCGGACCTTGGGCACTCTTTCGGCCACGGGCCAGGACAAGATCCAAAAGGGCTACGACCCGCTGGTGCCCCGTTTCAAGCACGTGCCCTACGGCGACCTGGAAGCGGTGAAGGCCGTGTGGGACGACAACGTGTGCGCGGTGCTGGTGGAGCCGGTGCTGGGCGAGGGCGGGGTGGTGGTGCCGCCCGACGGCTACCTGCCCGGCCTGCGCGAGCTGTGCGACAGCCACGGGGCCCTGCTCATGTTCGACGAGGTGCAGACCGGCCTGGGCCGCACCGGCAAGCTGTTCGCCCACGAGCACTTCGGGGTCAAGCCCCACGTGATGACCCTGGCCAAGGCCCTGGCCAACGGCCTGCCGGCCGGGGCGGTGTTGGCCGACGTCGAGGCGGCCGAGATGTTCGGACCCGGTTCCCATGCCACCACCTTTGGGGCCGGACCCGTGGTCATGGCCGCCGCCGGGGTGGTGCTCGAAAACCTGGTCAACGGCGGGCTGGTGGAGCACGCCGAGGCCACCGGCTATTACTTCAAGGCGCAACTGGAAGGCCTGGCCGCCAAGTACCCCAAGGTGGTGACCCAGGTGCGCGGCCTGGGCCTCTTGTTGGGCCTGGCCCTCAACATGGCGGCCGGCCCCTTGGTGGTCCGGCTCCGGGAAATGGGCTACATTGTGGGAGCCGCCCAGGATACCGTCATCCGTTTCGCCCCGCCCCTGGTGGTGACCCAGGGCGACATCGACGGGCTTGTGGCCGCCCTGGATCAGGCCCTGGCCGAGATTTAG